The genomic region TGGTTCACAAGATCTCTCAACTTGACTCTCTTCAAGGTGGGGTGACCAGCTGTTCAGATGGAACAAGCAACAGGGACAGCCTCCGTTTGGATGATGAAGTTCCCTACAGTGGGCCCTTCTGTGGCCGAGCCAAAGTGCACACTGACTTCACACCGAGTCCTTATGACACTGACTCTCTGAAAATTAAGGTGAGGCAACCACCaggatttcttcttttccagtcagAATTCCCGGAGGGCATTTCGTACACGTGAAGAATATGTTTACTGATGCATTTTTAACTGTTACACACATGTAATACTCTAAAAGCAAGTCCAATCTGGTTTTGCAGTGCTTCTTTAAGGACTTAATTCAGACAATGCTGCAAAGACAGCTGCTGCTAAGGGTTTTTCAGGCATTGACTCCAGGTAGGTGCCTCATTGTGGTATCTACCCGGACACCATAGCTTTCCTAAGACTAAAATACATGTTACTTCCCACATGCAAGgtctggaataaaaaaaacttgAGTATCATGGGATGTGAAGTTGCCTCCCCAGCTTTTTAAGTCATAAGGACATATCAAAACTCAGCAGCAGTCTTTGTCTTTAATGAAAACGGTTTGTCTATTGATTAAGTTTTACTTTAGGCATACCTCTGAAATGTAAATTTGCTCTGGCCTTGTGTCCAGGCTGTGTGAGTGAGAAAAGGAGCTACAGACAAGGGCCTAGTTGAACATTACTAAAAAATCCCAtcctttttcatcttcttccatGCATTCAATACCATCACCCTTCAGACTACTCATGTCTGTAATAcctacttctttcttttccctttctgtaaACACCTCCATACCATTCAGCATTCACCCTTCTTCGCAACCTATTATTTTTGTCAAAATTCTCATCTGTACCTCACTGCagtctccctctcctcctctctggtCCATGTTACAGCCATTTCTTTGCCAGAAATTGCAGTCTTCTCCACTTGCCCTGCACTCTCACCCACATTTATTCAGTTTAAGTGGTCACAAAATGGCAAATGTCTGCTTGCTCACATAGGTATCTGCTTTTTTTGGTCACCAGGGCAGTGTATTTTATAACTATAAACAAATACTTAAGGCTTTAAATCCTCTaaatttatttcacaaaatTTCAGTACCCTGAATGTGAATTCAAAGTGCACCTGCAGCTTGGCTTAGCCCCACTCTCTAATCCTGATCTGCATCCCCATCTGAAGTTCCTGAGCCTCCATGAATGTGCAGAATAATATGTGTGCTTATGGAGCTTTAAACAAATGTTTGTTTAGTTTCCATTTCAAACATGCTCATAGCTCTAAGCTCCATATTTTAACAAAACCAGGTTCTTGTAACACAGTTAATTTCATACTTGGGTTTGTACCAAAATTAGCATGACCTCTTTACTTGCAGTTTCTTGACTGGACCAGAAAAGATTCAAAAGTCCTGGAGTGgttaacaaatattttaaaaagcagagttcGATTTTTAACTTTATAACAGGATGCCAAATTAAGAGTGTAGGTAGGGACTTTTTAGGTATCTCTTTAAAGACTTTCAACATTTTTGTAAGTTTTGTGGTGCCTGCCCAGAGAGAGGACTGAATTCTGAGGTCATGAGAGCAAGTTCTGTAGGGGGTATGACTTACAAGGAGCTTTTTTTACTATAAGAATTACTCAGAATGACTCTTTTGCTGAGCTGAGACATTGGTTCCCACAGTGTGGCTGTAAACACCTTTACTGAAAAGCCTCTTGCAAGTAGCTGTGCTGCCACTCATTTTTGCACTCACAGTTGAGAGTGAATGCACAAGTGGGGACAGCTGAAGCCTTTAGATCTGTCTGCTAAGGCACCTTCCACTATTTCATCAGTCAGTTGCCTTAAAAATAGTAGGGAATTTTTTCAACCCTTTGGGAAGGACAGACAGGAAGATATTAAGGGAGTTGTGTTCTTTTTTGCTCTTGAGAAACGTAGCCAGTGTTTTTTAACTATAAAATGGGTAAGATTCTACCTTTCACTGAAAGGTAGCTCCGctatcaggtttttttaagacCTTTGAGACTTTTCGAAGACCTTTGAGATGCCTGTTAATAAGATTGCTGAGTAAATTGTTTGGcatgtatttggaaaaaaaccccacagtgtCCTGTTGCTTTTTGCCAAAGCTGTGCCCACTATCCATGTCAAAAGTTGATTGGTGATGCAATCCAACACCATTTCAGGAGTCAAGTGGATCGCAAAAACGGTGGAAGGGGCTGTTTACCCCTCCTTCACAAATGTTTGTACTTAAGGACTAGCTccattttctgtaattattttgcTGGAACTTTATAAAAGCATATGAGCTAAACCTAGgttaaaaaagttattaaacACTGACTAGTTATAATTCTATGCCTTCTATGCTGGTTTTGGTCCATAGAAGAAAATCTATATATAACAAACCAGATGTGTCAGCAGTGTGCCTCTTTTTATTGCTCTAGAAAGGAGACATTATAGATATCATCTGTAAAACTCCCATGGGCATATGGACAGGCATGCTGAACAACAAAGTAGGAAACTTCAAGTTCATTTATGTGGATATTATCTTGGAAGAGGAAGCTGCTCCCAGAAAGATaaggctgcccagaggaagCAAAAGGACCAAGCCTAAAACGTTGCAAGAGCTCCTGGATTGTGTCCACCTGCAGGTCAGCCAAGAGTGTTTCTATCTCtatttgaaatgtttcatttctgtgtgCTTGAGTTTGGCTGCAATTTACAGGCAGAAGTGGAAAAGGCAAGTTTCAGTGGTCAGCAAAGCATAGCAGCTTCATGTCTGTCTGTTATCTGATGTGAGTGGTTTATAGAACTGCACACATATAGAAGCTTTACCACATCATTTGGTTGGGCTAAGAGATCACACGAAGAGGCACAGTGGTGACTTGTCATGTCACCATAACCTGGCTGCAATCATGTGCCTAAGCATAGGAGGTGTGTGAACGCAGACACCTCAGGGGTAGGACTGCAGTCAGACTCCAGCACTAACATTTAAAATTTGGGTTTCTAATTTCTCAAGTTTTTTAGGGACCCATAGTCTTTTTCTACTATGCTTATGCTGtgcctctctccctctcttcaaCCCTGGGTCCTAACTGGGTGTTAAAGTGTAATTAGGCCACGATTTACAGGTAACCTTTTAATAACTGGATGCAAACACTCCTTTCCCTGGAGCAGGTATGGTGACACAAAGCTCCAGGGGGAACACGTGTGATGCAGCATGGCTGGgagctccctcagcttctgaCCCTCCCTTATATCAGAGCTCTTTCTGTGAAAAGGCAGGGCACATCCTGCCTCAGAGGTAGGACCTCCTGGACCCAGCATGGTAGGCGCTCATAGGGTGGCCAACAAAAGTCCAGGAGTTCAACAGTTAAATAATTTCAGGCAGAGCTCTGTCCTGGTCCAATTTGCTGACAGTCTTGTTAGAGAACTCATGTCCAGGAGGAGCCCCAGGCATCTGTGCCTCTGTCATCTCTTGCTCTCCAAATCTTGTTTTATGTCAAAGAGTGATCAAACGGACTGTAGAATAGAGCTCATTTctacccacaaaaaaaaaaaaaaaaaaattaaaaaaaaaaaaagtgtgcttATTCCTTTACTAAACACATTGTTTACATGAGAGAATTTGCATGGTTCTTTTTTGCAGGAATATGCCTCAACCCTTTTGCTAAATGGCTATGAAACTCTAGAGGACCTAAAGGATCTACAGGAAAGCCACCTGattgaattaaatatttcaaaccCAGAAGACAGGACAAGATTGTTATCAGCAATTGAAAATCTACAGGACTATGACAGTAAGTGTCTAAGCTTTGTGAAGTCATGTGCAAGTTTTAACTGAAGAaacacatttaaagaaatagtGATTCTCACACTGCTCTGttaaatgatttttctttgaaatatgaaacatttaaatatgAGATAcgtttttcttatttgtttggGTAGCAAACCATACATCTTTTCTAGATACATATGTGATTACTATACTAGTAACACATGATTGatttaaaatgtcttatttATAGGTCCTACAGTAGAGATTAATAGCAACTATTGATTAAGAACAACCTTATTTATGGTTGGGGATCCAACCCCCAGACAGTGTAAGTGACTTCCCAAAAGTCACAAAGTCCATgcaagagcagaaaataaaacctggcaAACTCTATGCTAGTATCTTAATCAAAACAGACCTTATTTCAATTAGCTATActaatgaattttcttttttttctttaatcttttttttaattttaaactacATTCTGCACAAGAACACAGTTGTTGCTTCCCTTACTTCATCCCACATGTAAATCCTTATccaaataaatttcttttacaggatttttttgtaaaaaataatatgtatatatgcgAATAGCTGGTTTGCATTCTTTTCTCAGAATGAATCTGACTCAAGCTTTCAGGAAGCGTCCAAAAGCTGATAATACAGTCTGTGTCTATGTACATGTATTGAACAGCcttatgttttcttcatttttttctttcactgggAGTGTAAAAGCTACACTACAGAACAGCAAGTACAATTCTCATGATATTTTAATGGCATTTCTAGCCTGActtctaattttaaataatttatgtcAAATACCTAGAAACTACAGCTAAGCATCTACTTAATTAGACACTCAGCCAAAACAGGAGATGTTTTCCTCTTCATTAATATTCACACATACTCACCCACCCCTGTGCTGAGCAGTCACTTCATCAAATGTGCACTTGCAATTGAGAagcatctgaaagaaagaaaaggagacctgggaaaaaaatatcttcctgaaATCTTTTAATATCAATTCTTTCCTGTTCTGACTCCAGCACATGTACTTGTGTATGAACATACTTGCATGCACAGATATACCCTGCATGCTTCAGTACATAACTCTCTGTGTTTCTAAGCATACCTGGCTACTTCATCCATTCAGCTTTCCCTGTAGATATTCTCTGATatcctttgtgttttttccaaTCTTGTTTTTTACTGtatgtttgggattttttaggACCCTCTTTGTACGTTCAGTCTTTCTTGTTCTTAGTCAACTTCCAGGGAAAGGTAAGGTTCTGGCAAACACACTGGAGATGTATTAAAAGGGTATTCTTTGCCCATTGGGTTTGGAAGATCTTTCTGGTCTATAGTTTCATGAGGTGACAGCCTAGGAAGCCCTCTTGAAGGGCTTTCTATATAAGTAGTGATTGAAAGAATGAATCCggggaaaaaaagttacatttccCAAGTATTGTATTGCAGGGATCTGTCTGGAAATCATCTGAAAATACATCAGTTTCTCTAGTTTTCCCTTAAATTGTGCTtaatgtatatatgtgtatactTCTTGGTAACTAGCCTTGTTGCAATTTCTGCACCATTTATTTGGTATGCTTTTTggatagaaataataaaataaaataaaataaaataaaataaaataaaataaaataaaataaaataaaataaaatcctagaatttaattttgcagttttacgtcagtgtgaaaaacaaaaccaaaactttatGGTTTTTAACAGATCACACAGGTGTCAAACTATCCTGGACTAGTGAGGAtggtttattatttatattctttgtGTAACAATAAGAATAGCAAGCAGTATTAGGCACCTAACCTTTTTAGAAGATGACACCAAGTTTTTCTTCTACTGAAAGTGTCTTAACACAATATTCTACAAACACTTTTGAAAGGACTACTCCTAACAAGTTCCTTACAAATCccatacactgaaaaaaaataaatttacctTAATTATAGAACTAGGACTCTTTCTGAACGGCAGCGTGGGATTAAGTCACTTTTCCAGTCAAAACAGCATCCCTGTTGTCTAATAGTTTAAACTGTTTTAATGTTTCTGGAAATAACAACATTAAAGCTCCCAAAGTAACCCATACTTCAAAATCAGTGATGACACTGTAGTCTTAGATCAAGAGATTAATTGAATGTTTGCTTCACATCCACCATAGATAGATATCACAAATCTTCTTggtattaaaatttaataaaaataatattccaaCAGTTTAAGAAGACTCACAGAGATGGGAACCAAGACATCTTTATATACTGTGCCAGCTATACAAATCCATTTAAGTCCAGCTGAGTTTCATAAGAGtcacatatattttaaagtaagcCATACATAAATACTTTCCTGGTTTGGGGATGCTGTCTTGAATTAGAACTGAATCAAATCCTCACCTTGTCTGGTTGCCAGAGGTTCATAGAATTTGTCATGAGCAGTAGGGACAGAACAGAATTTAACAACCTGCTCTAAAAAGAAAGATACTAAAGACTAAAATTGGTAGAAGCTATCTGTTAAGTTGTTataaagaaagacagaaagtcAAGATGATCTTGGGGATAAGTTCAGAGTGAGTCTGACTTCATCTGAATCTTTTGACCTTTCTGTCCTCCTGTCAATCCAACTGGAACATTGGGTTGAAGGAGCTGGGTGCTACTGTGAAAGTGAATTCTGCATCTGAACTGAACTTTCCTAggtcaatattttttttcttaaatgggAATGACTCAGTCCAGcataaatgattttttaattaaaattgattttctGCATTGTTTAGAAGTGAGCAGCGTAATTACCCACAGTTACAAGGCAATCTGGTTACTGGCCAAGAGTATTCTAAATAAAAGTTCAGCACTTTTCCAGGTAAAGGTTCACTCTTTTTATaagctttgtgaaaaaaatatactaaGGCCATAGACCATATTTACTGTGCTAATCCAATTTTTCTCACTGAGCTTGGAAGACTTCCATCGCTATGCATTATATTCCTGCTTCCATGAAGCATGTGTTTGATTAATGGATGGAGTCACAAGTATGGTCCAGAATTGAAATGCAAGGGGTTTTGAGTTTTTGTGACTCTGCTATTATTCAGAACATCCAAACATTCTGCAGCATAGCCTCATTTTACAAGATTATACTATAAATGTAGTAAAACAAGAACTAACATTTCTTTAATGTGGTATCTGCTATTATGAAAGGACCAAATGTTTTCACAGGgctataatttctttttctttctttgtctttctcttgaCATTTATTGTATGTTATACTAAGTGTTTCCTTCATGCTGCATACCTGTGACTATGTAACACATGGCACAGAATAAAGTTACTAAATTTTCTAACCAAAAGACCTGCAGCAATAGTTTCGACATTATATGCTTCTTAAAGCTGTCCAAAAGAagtgagatttctttttaatcttacATTGGATGTAAACCTGAAttaatttgaaaggaaaaactttACCCATCTTGCAccagaaatgaaaaagtaaattttatttatcaaaTACTACTACACAGTGTTTATCAAGcagatttttgctttctggtaCTTCACTATCTTCCTTCTACCTTTCCTGGGAGTCCCAGCCCAAATTCACCATATTGAAGTTCCTCACATAGCAAGCCTATCCTAGAACTGCAAGGTCTTTTGTAAGCTCCTCATgaccttccctcccttcccagatCTCTTTCGAGATTTTCTATAAGTTCATCAGATCTATATATTTGGGACAAAATTATTGGTCTCCATGAATTCGTGGcttaggttttaaaaaaaataaattaaaaaaagctctttttcatAAAGTATTTCTTAATAGCTTTCCATTCTTCTCCCAGATGGCTTCTAGACAGGAGATGGATGTCTGTGCTTTTGTACgatgctatttttaaagtataGCAGTTGCTGGATGGTTAATGaataaagtaataaaagaaGTTTGGAAATTTTTCTTAACCGCTTCCCAGGACAGgtgtttttctgtgtgcaaAGTAGCCTTGATTCTCTTCTCACTTAGTCATGAGGTACATACCTGAAGTCCAGAGGCTTGCATTAGTCCAAAGCTATTTTAAACTAAAGAAGAATTAACTTCACTGGATATCATAGTATCAAATCATAATATGgctagggctggaagggaccttaaagatcacccagttccaacctaGATGGTATGATAAATGCATACATGTTGTTTGATAGCAAAAAAAAGGTCCATATGTGTCATCTGGAGGATAATATTTCACACTTACCTCCCCAGATCCACTACCTTAGCTTACATTTCACAATTAAGTTCCAGATCGTAC from Heliangelus exortis chromosome 1, bHelExo1.hap1, whole genome shotgun sequence harbors:
- the SAMSN1 gene encoding SAM domain-containing protein SAMSN-1 isoform X3, which translates into the protein MRAISLTMKKKMGRKYTKALSEEMNEEGKDDSDPGGGIHTEKASLKASDSMESLYSLNSGQSSSSGVTSCSDGTSNRDSLRLDDEVPYSGPFCGRAKVHTDFTPSPYDTDSLKIKKGDIIDIICKTPMGIWTGMLNNKVGNFKFIYVDIILEEEAAPRKIRLPRGSKRTKPKTLQELLDCVHLQEYASTLLLNGYETLEDLKDLQESHLIELNISNPEDRTRLLSAIENLQDYDIEQQQKSEGGQETQSLSPHPSVDKSQLNDCPRDSGCYISSENSDNGKEEGDSETLSDMVQSIAITESN